One window of the Candidatus Saccharibacteria bacterium genome contains the following:
- the rpsL gene encoding 30S ribosomal protein S12 translates to MPTINQLVRKPRVKVTTKTKSPALQRVTNNLKTKSYEKAAPFKRGVCVKVTTKTPKKPNSALRKVARVRLGNGYEVWAYIGGEGHNLQEHAVVMIRGGRVKDLPGVRYHIVRGTLDLQGVQNRKQGRSKYGAKKESK, encoded by the coding sequence TTGCCTACCATTAACCAACTGGTACGCAAGCCACGCGTAAAGGTGACAACCAAGACCAAGTCACCGGCGCTGCAGCGCGTTACCAACAACCTCAAAACGAAGAGTTATGAAAAAGCTGCGCCGTTCAAGCGCGGCGTGTGCGTAAAAGTTACCACCAAAACACCAAAGAAACCAAACTCAGCCCTCCGCAAGGTTGCCCGCGTGCGCCTTGGTAACGGCTACGAAGTGTGGGCCTACATTGGTGGTGAAGGCCACAACCTGCAAGAACACGCCGTCGTTATGATTCGTGGTGGTCGCGTGAAGGATCTTCCTGGTGTGCGCTACCACATTGTGCGCGGCACACTCGACCTTCAGGGCGTCCAAAACCGCAAACAAGGCCGCAGTAAGTACGGCGCGAAGAAGGAGAGCAAGTAG
- the rpsG gene encoding 30S ribosomal protein S7: MPRKVTASLVRDIPADRMYASVPVQRLINRVMRDGKKQVAERLVYTGMETAAKKLTVDNPLEVFEQAFANIRPNVETRSRRVGGANYQIPFEVKGQRQNHLTTMWFVQAARARKGMSMADRIAAELMDAYNNQGAAVKKREDTHRMAEANRAFAHFARG, translated from the coding sequence GTGCCACGTAAAGTTACCGCCTCACTTGTTCGAGACATACCGGCTGACCGCATGTACGCTAGCGTACCGGTACAGCGACTCATAAACCGCGTTATGCGCGACGGCAAAAAGCAAGTTGCCGAACGCCTGGTGTACACCGGCATGGAAACTGCTGCCAAGAAACTTACGGTAGATAACCCGCTCGAAGTTTTCGAGCAAGCCTTTGCTAATATCCGCCCCAATGTGGAGACTCGTTCTCGCCGCGTGGGTGGTGCCAACTACCAGATTCCGTTTGAAGTGAAAGGGCAGCGCCAAAACCACCTGACCACCATGTGGTTTGTACAAGCTGCCCGCGCTCGCAAAGGTATGAGCATGGCCGACCGTATTGCGGCCGAGCTTATGGATGCCTACAACAACCAAGGTGCCGCCGTAAAGAAGCGTGAAGATACGCACCGTATGGCCGAAGCTAACCGCGCATTCGCGCACTTCGCCCGCGGCTAA
- a CDS encoding four helix bundle protein, translating to MAVNNFKDLIAWQKSHLLVLEIYTITSTFPKSEQFGLTNQLRRAAVSIVSNIAEGFGRRTVADRTHFYDMARASLHEVQAQLMVARDVGFMQDTVHEKIDTFSIECHKILTGLINKTNGTK from the coding sequence ATGGCTGTCAATAATTTCAAAGACTTAATTGCTTGGCAAAAATCTCATCTCCTGGTGCTAGAAATATATACAATAACAAGCACTTTTCCAAAGTCGGAGCAATTTGGCTTAACGAATCAACTTCGTAGAGCAGCGGTCTCGATTGTGTCAAATATTGCCGAAGGTTTTGGCCGTCGGACTGTAGCAGATAGAACGCACTTTTACGATATGGCACGAGCATCATTGCATGAAGTTCAAGCTCAGCTTATGGTTGCGCGTGATGTTGGCTTCATGCAAGACACTGTACATGAGAAAATCGATACATTCAGCATAGAATGCCATAAAATATTGACAGGCTTAATTAATAAAACAAATGGTACGAAATAA